One window from the genome of Gloeocapsa sp. DLM2.Bin57 encodes:
- a CDS encoding RNA-binding protein: MPVRLYVGNLPTKQPIEREDLKSLFAESGEAVSTPKVPKDRKGNCKGFAFITVATDELATEIIEKYNGQEFMGSVIKIEKALPREKKEPGEGEETTATTTNTSETAKPVKRSSPKRNRKDSQPKSAVKSDSSSSVQPDPRWAQELAILKERLATQTSNS; the protein is encoded by the coding sequence GGTAATTTACCAACCAAGCAACCCATTGAAAGAGAAGATCTTAAATCTCTTTTCGCTGAATCTGGAGAAGCAGTCTCTACCCCCAAAGTACCCAAAGATCGCAAAGGTAACTGTAAGGGATTCGCCTTTATTACGGTTGCTACCGATGAATTGGCGACAGAAATCATCGAAAAATATAACGGTCAAGAATTCATGGGTAGTGTCATTAAAATCGAAAAAGCCCTACCTAGAGAGAAAAAAGAACCGGGTGAAGGTGAAGAAACAACGGCTACTACTACTAATACCTCAGAAACAGCTAAACCAGTTAAACGGAGTAGTCCTAAACGCAATCGTAAGGATTCTCAACCTAAGAGCGCGGTTAAATCTGATTCTAGCAGTTCCGTACAACCAGATCCACGTTGGGCTCAAGAATTAGCCATACTTAAAGAAAGACTAGCAACTCAAACTAGTAATTCTTAA